In Desulfomicrobium apsheronum, the DNA window CCGCATCATTCCGGCGGCGTCATCCAGGGACAATGGCGCAAGACGCATCGAATACTCCCGGAAAATGTCCGCCTGGCTGCCCGACAGCCCGAAGCGGATCAGCGGACCGAACTTCGGATCGCGCTGGACCCGAATGCAAACTTCCGCCGGTTTGCCGAGAATCATTTCCTGGACCAGGCACCCTGAGACAAAGGCTTCGCTGCGCAAGCGCTGCACGCGCGAAGTCAATTTCATAAAACCCAGGCGAACCTCTTCGGAAGTCTGCAGATTGACCTCGACCCCGCCCACATCGCTTTTGTATTCGATATGCGGGGATGCAATCTTGAGCGCCACCGGGCAGGCCAGACGCTTGGCGATCTTGACCGCGCTCTTGCTGGTCCGGGCTAGCTCCGTGCGGGGGAAGCCAAGCTCATAAGCCATCAGCAGGGGCTGCACTTCAAAGCCGAACAATTCGGTCTTTCCGACATCAAGACAATCTTTCAGAAAACGCTCGGCTTTGGCCTTGTCCCGGCGGTAACAGACCTCGACCGGATAGGACTTGGTCTTCCATCCGGCATAGCGAAACATGGCTTCGAAGCTGGCCAGTGCCGCCTTGGGATTGGAATAGCAGGGCAGGCCGTGACGCTGCAGAAAACGTTTCTCTTCCACCACCCCTTCCTGGCCGATCAGGCAAACCGCAACAGTCTTGCCCTCCGCCCTGGGCAAGGCGGCCAGTTCGCGCACGATGGCCGGTAGATCCACGCCAAGCCCCGGAGCTATGACCAGCAGGGCCATCTGGATCTGCCGGTCGTGCAGCACCGTGTCCAAGGCCTGTGCATACTGAACGGGGGTGGCTTCCATGCCGATGTCCACAAGATTGGATGTCTGCGCATGGCGGGGAAGAACGTCGGCCAGACGGGCGGCCGTATCACGGCCGAGGCGCGGAAGGATGAGGCTGGTCCCGGCCATTCCGTCGGCGGCCAGAATCCCGGCTCCTCCGGAATTGGTGACGATGGCCAGATTCGGCCCCTTGGGCAGTGACTGGGTTCCGAACATGCGCGCCAGGTCGAAAAGCGTGGAGAGATTGTCCACCTGGATGATGCCCGCCTGCTTCAGTGCGGTCTGGTAGGCGCGCTCCGATCCGGTAAGGGCGCCCACATGGGAAGAAATTGCCTTTTGCCCGTGCTCGGTCATGCCCGCCTGCAGCATGATGACCGGCTTTTCATGGGTGATGGTCTGGCTGATGCGCGCAAATCGGCGGCCGTTGTTCATGCCTTCCAGATATCCGATGATGACGCTGGTCTGGGGGTCTTCGGCCAAAAATTGGAGCATGGACGCTTCATCGATAACCGCCCGGTTGCCAAGGCTTGCGAATTTGGAGAAACCGATCTCCTCGCTTGCGGCCCAATCCAGGATGGCATTGCACATGGATCCGGACGGCGAAAAAAAGGCGATATTACCCTGGCTGGGCAGACGGGAAATGAGCGATGCGTTCAGATGGTCTGCCCAGGAGGCCACGCCCAGACAGTTGGGCCCGAGCAGGGTCAGATTCCGGCGTTCGGCCAACTGGATGATGGATTCTTCGAGATAATAACCCTGCCCCCCGATCTCCCGGAATCCGGCGGAAATGATGATGACCGCCTTGATGCCCATGTCCGCGATCCATTCCAGCGCTTCAGGCACAAATTCCGGAGCAAGGCAGACCACGGCGAGGTCGATTCCTTTCAGATCGTCAAGGGTGCGCGGATCCTGTCCGGAGGTCCAATTGACGGGAACAATCCTCCCCTGATACCCCCAGCCTTCAAGATTGGAAAGCACGACACGGGCCGAGGCTCCTGCGTTGTCGAATGATCCGACAACCGCGATGGTTTGGGGAGAAAAAAGGGCGTGAAGATAATCGTCTCTCATGGAGAACCTTAATGTCACTGGAAGTTCCATCGGATGCACTGCAATCGCTGCAGAATGAAATCCATTATGAATTCAAGCAAGTCAAGCTTTTAATCCAAGCCCTCACACACAGCTCCCACGCCAATGAACACGGGTGTCCGCATAACGAACGGCTCGAATTTCTTGGTGATGCGGTTCTTGAGCTCGCCGTATCCCAGGAATTGTTTCGCAAATTTCCGGAAGTGCAGGAAGGCCATTTGACCAAAATGCGCTCCGCGCTGGTCAGTGAAGGGGCGCTCGCGCAGGCGGCCAGAAGGATTCATCTTGGCTCATGCCTGCTCCTTGGCCGCGGCGAGGATGTTCAGGGCGGGAGAGAAAAAAATTCCGTGCTGAGCGACGGACTGGAAGCGGTGCTCGGCGCCGTCTACCTTGACGGGGGGCTGGAGTCCGCGATCATGTGCGTCAATTTTTTGTTCGAGGGACAGTGGCCTGCGCCTCCGGAGACCTTCCGCCCGCGCGACTTCAAAAGCCTGCTGCAAGAAGCCACCCAGCGCATCTGGAAGGCCAGGCCTTCGTATGCGCTACGCGACAGCCATGGCCCGGAACACGCCAAGCAATACACCGTCGTCGTGACCATGCCGGACAAGACCGAGGTTGAATGGGAGGAGCGCAGCATGCGCAAGGCCGAGCAGGGCGCGGCCGAGCAGGCTCTGCTGCTCCTGCGGAAACGCTTCCCTGATCTTTCCGAACCGGGCGCATAAGGCCGCCTTCAACAGCAAAAGGCGTTGCAAGAAAACAAGCCGGGGCCAAACGCCCCGGCTTTGTCTTTGATCATTGCCTTTGCCGATGGAAACCCGATTAACCCTGCATGAGCTGCATGGCCATCTGCGGCAGCTGATTGGCCTGCGCCAGCATGGCCACGGCGGACTGGGTCAGGATCTGGTTGCGCACGAATTCGGTCATTTCCTGGGCCACGTCCACGTCGGAGATGCGCGACTCAGCGGCCTGCAGGTTCTCGGCCTGGATGCTCAGGTTGGTGATGGTGTTCTCCAGGCGGTTCTGCAAGGAACCAAGGCTGGCCCGGATATTGTCCTTGGAAACAATGGCTTCGTTGATGGCGTCGAGTGCCTCCTGCGCACCCTGCTGGGTGGAGATACTGAAGCCGCCGCCAACAGCCGGATCGGACTGGTTGCCGACGCCGAGCGCCGAAGCGGTGGAGTTGCCGATGGCGATGTAATAGTAGTCTTCCGCCGAATCGTTACCCGTGCCGAAGTGGATCTTCATGGCTCCCTGGGCCTGCAAGCCCCCGCCCTGGTGACCATCGCCCCAATTGGCAGCATTTGTTTGCGAGGATGAAAGATTGCCGTTGAGCAGATAAATTCCGTTGAAGTCCGTCGCATTGGCGATTCGGGTAATTTCCGAGGCCATGGCCTGGTACTCCGAATCGATGATCAGACGCTGATCCGAACCATAGGTGCCGGTGGCGGCCTGCGTTGCCAGTTCCTTCATGCGGATCAGCTTTTCATCGATGACGCCAAGGGCGCCGTCGGCCGTCTGAATCATGGAAATGGCATCGTTGGCGTTGCGGACGCCCTGATTGAGGGACGCGATATCGGCTCGCATCAACTCTCGGATGGCCAGGCCCGCCGCATCGTCTGCGGCAGTGCCCACGCGCAATCCGGAGGAAAGGCGCCGGGTCGAGGTTGCTAGACTGCTGTAGGAATTGGACAGGTTCCTGGCGGAATTCATCGCCATCAAGTTGTGATTTATGACCAAAGACATGTGAGATCCTCCTTACGCTGGTATGCACGCAACAATGCACACAGAATGCCATTTAAAATTTATTTATTATTTTCAATAATTTGGACATATATCTCGGATAAAACCTCGCCAAAGAGGTCAAAATTGCCTCTCTCGTCTAAAGTTTTCCGGCCGCCTGACGATTATAAATACGAACCCATCCATCCAAGAGGAGGCCT includes these proteins:
- a CDS encoding acetate--CoA ligase family protein — protein: MRDDYLHALFSPQTIAVVGSFDNAGASARVVLSNLEGWGYQGRIVPVNWTSGQDPRTLDDLKGIDLAVVCLAPEFVPEALEWIADMGIKAVIIISAGFREIGGQGYYLEESIIQLAERRNLTLLGPNCLGVASWADHLNASLISRLPSQGNIAFFSPSGSMCNAILDWAASEEIGFSKFASLGNRAVIDEASMLQFLAEDPQTSVIIGYLEGMNNGRRFARISQTITHEKPVIMLQAGMTEHGQKAISSHVGALTGSERAYQTALKQAGIIQVDNLSTLFDLARMFGTQSLPKGPNLAIVTNSGGAGILAADGMAGTSLILPRLGRDTAARLADVLPRHAQTSNLVDIGMEATPVQYAQALDTVLHDRQIQMALLVIAPGLGVDLPAIVRELAALPRAEGKTVAVCLIGQEGVVEEKRFLQRHGLPCYSNPKAALASFEAMFRYAGWKTKSYPVEVCYRRDKAKAERFLKDCLDVGKTELFGFEVQPLLMAYELGFPRTELARTSKSAVKIAKRLACPVALKIASPHIEYKSDVGGVEVNLQTSEEVRLGFMKLTSRVQRLRSEAFVSGCLVQEMILGKPAEVCIRVQRDPKFGPLIRFGLSGSQADIFREYSMRLAPLSLDDAAGMMRELKVFSLLKRERGREALDLRALEDVLLTLSQMTLDFPEIYTLEFDPVLVTSRGAWVAGARMSLLPQSE
- the rnc gene encoding ribonuclease III, with product MSLEVPSDALQSLQNEIHYEFKQVKLLIQALTHSSHANEHGCPHNERLEFLGDAVLELAVSQELFRKFPEVQEGHLTKMRSALVSEGALAQAARRIHLGSCLLLGRGEDVQGGREKNSVLSDGLEAVLGAVYLDGGLESAIMCVNFLFEGQWPAPPETFRPRDFKSLLQEATQRIWKARPSYALRDSHGPEHAKQYTVVVTMPDKTEVEWEERSMRKAEQGAAEQALLLLRKRFPDLSEPGA
- a CDS encoding flagellin, translating into MSLVINHNLMAMNSARNLSNSYSSLATSTRRLSSGLRVGTAADDAAGLAIRELMRADIASLNQGVRNANDAISMIQTADGALGVIDEKLIRMKELATQAATGTYGSDQRLIIDSEYQAMASEITRIANATDFNGIYLLNGNLSSSQTNAANWGDGHQGGGLQAQGAMKIHFGTGNDSAEDYYYIAIGNSTASALGVGNQSDPAVGGGFSISTQQGAQEALDAINEAIVSKDNIRASLGSLQNRLENTITNLSIQAENLQAAESRISDVDVAQEMTEFVRNQILTQSAVAMLAQANQLPQMAMQLMQG